The following are from one region of the Amycolatopsis sp. QT-25 genome:
- a CDS encoding acyl-CoA thioesterase, translating to MSGYYEIRHIVGFEETNLVGNVYYVNYLRWQGRCREMFLKDRAPTVLEEVRDDLKLFTLKVDCEFFAEITAFDELAVRMRLEELTQTQIQFTFDYVLLGRDGEETLVARGRQRIACMRGPNTATVPARVPEALRDALVPYASSSAVGSS from the coding sequence ATGTCCGGGTACTACGAGATCCGTCACATCGTCGGGTTCGAGGAGACGAACCTGGTCGGCAACGTCTACTACGTGAATTATCTGCGCTGGCAAGGACGATGCCGGGAGATGTTCCTCAAGGACAGGGCGCCGACGGTGCTGGAGGAGGTGCGCGACGACCTCAAGCTCTTCACCCTCAAGGTCGATTGCGAGTTCTTCGCGGAGATCACCGCCTTCGACGAACTGGCGGTGCGGATGCGGCTCGAAGAGCTGACACAGACGCAGATCCAGTTCACGTTCGACTACGTGCTGCTGGGGCGGGACGGGGAAGAGACGCTGGTCGCCCGAGGCCGTCAACGCATCGCCTGCATGCGAGGACCCAACACCGCGACTGTCCCGGCCAGAGTTCCTGAAGCCCTCCGCGACGCGCTCGTGCCTTATGCGTCATCGTCGGCGGTGGGGAGCTCCTGA
- a CDS encoding flavin reductase family protein, protein MGGNVIPGPGRGSPVLARDPVPTRFRETMARFATGVTVLTTGGERVHGMTANAFTSVSLEPPLVLCCVSRAAMMHEAITVTGSFGVSVLGARQQDLAKYFAGRSRPLGAAQFDSVEWVPGPRTGAPLLTGALAWLECELVDGHQGGDHSIFVGSVLASTVGAGHDALVFFGGAFGRTDQGQGVTRLDRGGT, encoded by the coding sequence ATGGGCGGAAACGTCATACCGGGGCCGGGGCGCGGGTCCCCGGTACTCGCCAGGGACCCGGTGCCCACCCGGTTCCGCGAGACGATGGCCCGGTTCGCCACCGGGGTCACGGTCCTCACCACCGGTGGCGAACGGGTGCACGGGATGACCGCCAACGCGTTCACGTCGGTGTCGCTCGAACCGCCGCTGGTGCTGTGCTGCGTGTCCCGCGCGGCGATGATGCACGAGGCGATCACCGTCACCGGGTCGTTCGGCGTCTCCGTGCTGGGTGCCCGGCAACAAGATCTGGCGAAGTACTTCGCCGGCCGGTCGCGGCCCTTGGGTGCCGCCCAGTTCGACTCCGTCGAGTGGGTACCGGGCCCGCGTACCGGCGCCCCGCTGCTGACCGGCGCACTGGCCTGGCTCGAATGCGAGCTGGTCGACGGGCACCAGGGTGGGGACCACTCCATCTTCGTCGGGTCGGTCTTGGCGTCCACCGTGGGCGCCGGGCACGACGCACTCGTCTTTTTCGGCGGAGCCTTCGGGCGGACGGACCAAGGGCAGGGCGTGACCCGGCTCGACCGAGGGGGAACCTGA
- a CDS encoding acyl-CoA carboxylase subunit beta — MRELRERRDDLHRNTLAGSHAAVERQRASGKRTARERLDLLLDEGSFVELGLHRRQLPTGPLSPRERPRTDGVVVGSGTVEGRKVFVYAQDFSLFGGSLGEAHAAKIHQVMDLALETGSPLIGLNDSGGARIQEGVMALHGYGGIFRRQVAASGIIPQISVVLGPCAGGASYSPALADFTFMVRDIAKMYLTGPAVVKAVTGEHVSHEDLGGAAVHGESSGVATFVYDDEPSCLEDVRHLVSLLPSNNMELPPRSAASGADTDVCPRLAEIVPADPAKPYDVRDVIAELTDDGAYFELHAGWAANIVCAFAHIGGDVVGIVGNQPIVLAGVLDADAAQKAARFVRFCDAFGIPLVTLVDVPGFLPGSDQERGGIIRHGAKLLYAYCEATVPRIQVILRKAYGGAYIVMDSRSVGNDLSLAWPTNEIAVMGAEGAVDILFRRELAAVDDPRELRAELLAHYTEQLVHPYYAAERGLVDDVIDPAETRSLIAKGLAMLRDKRRQPFRRKHGNVPL, encoded by the coding sequence ATGCGCGAGCTGCGCGAACGGCGGGACGACCTGCACCGGAACACGCTCGCCGGCAGCCACGCGGCCGTGGAACGGCAGCGCGCGAGCGGGAAGCGCACCGCACGGGAGCGCCTGGACCTCCTGCTCGACGAGGGATCGTTCGTCGAGCTCGGCCTGCATCGTCGGCAGCTGCCGACCGGTCCGCTGAGTCCCCGCGAGCGGCCGCGAACCGATGGCGTGGTCGTGGGCTCCGGGACCGTCGAAGGCCGCAAGGTCTTCGTCTACGCCCAGGACTTCTCTCTCTTCGGCGGCTCCTTGGGTGAAGCGCACGCGGCGAAGATCCACCAGGTGATGGATCTGGCGCTGGAGACCGGTTCGCCGTTGATCGGGCTGAACGACAGCGGCGGGGCGCGGATCCAGGAAGGGGTGATGGCGTTGCACGGCTACGGCGGGATCTTCCGTCGTCAGGTCGCCGCCTCGGGCATCATCCCGCAGATCAGCGTGGTGCTCGGCCCCTGCGCGGGCGGCGCCAGCTACTCACCCGCGCTGGCCGACTTCACCTTCATGGTCCGTGACATCGCGAAGATGTACCTGACCGGCCCCGCGGTCGTGAAGGCCGTCACCGGCGAGCACGTCAGTCACGAAGATCTCGGCGGGGCCGCGGTGCACGGCGAGTCCTCGGGGGTGGCGACCTTCGTGTACGACGACGAACCGAGTTGCCTGGAAGATGTCCGTCACCTGGTCTCGCTGCTGCCGTCCAACAACATGGAGCTGCCGCCACGCTCCGCCGCGTCGGGCGCGGACACGGACGTGTGCCCCCGGCTGGCCGAGATCGTGCCGGCGGATCCGGCCAAGCCCTACGACGTCCGGGACGTGATCGCGGAACTGACCGACGACGGCGCGTACTTCGAACTGCACGCGGGCTGGGCGGCCAACATCGTGTGCGCGTTCGCCCACATCGGCGGCGACGTGGTGGGGATCGTCGGCAACCAGCCGATCGTGCTGGCCGGAGTGCTGGACGCCGACGCGGCCCAAAAGGCGGCACGGTTCGTGCGCTTCTGTGACGCCTTCGGCATTCCTCTGGTCACACTGGTGGACGTACCGGGCTTCCTGCCAGGTAGCGACCAGGAACGCGGGGGCATCATCCGCCACGGAGCGAAGCTCCTCTACGCCTATTGCGAGGCGACCGTGCCACGTATCCAGGTGATCTTGCGAAAGGCCTACGGCGGCGCCTACATCGTCATGGACTCTCGGTCGGTGGGCAACGACCTGTCCCTGGCCTGGCCCACCAACGAGATCGCCGTCATGGGCGCCGAGGGGGCGGTGGACATCCTGTTCCGCCGCGAGCTCGCCGCCGTCGACGACCCGCGGGAGCTGCGCGCCGAGCTGCTGGCGCACTACACCGAACAGCTGGTCCATCCGTACTACGCGGCCGAGCGGGGACTGGTGGACGACGTGATCGACCCGGCGGAGACCCGGTCCCTGATCGCCAAGGGGCTGGCCATGTTGCGGGACAAGAGAAGGCAGCCCTTCCGGCGGAAGCACGGAAACGTGCCGCTGTAG
- a CDS encoding AraC family transcriptional regulator: MTSSERAVERAVRYMFDNFNEKVTVEDLAQVAMFSKFYFTRMFQRVTGISPGRFLTAIRLQEAKRLLLTTSINVIEVSHLVGYSSVGTFSTTFSKAVGVSPTEYRSGGGVAQLRCQGMISRSIHTVGTVHGRITAQHPDELGMVFVGVFPGRIPQGRPIKCTVLDRPGHFRIDDVPSGEWYVLSHSLSKDRNEVLRVPLDGDLGLSVGACGPVTVGAGVSCGPVDLTLKPKRTIDPPVVLALLKIRSSILTEVG; this comes from the coding sequence ATGACTTCTTCCGAGCGTGCAGTTGAGCGTGCAGTCCGGTACATGTTCGATAATTTCAACGAAAAGGTGACGGTCGAAGATCTGGCGCAGGTCGCCATGTTCAGCAAGTTCTATTTCACCAGAATGTTCCAGCGCGTGACCGGAATTTCCCCTGGCCGTTTCCTCACCGCGATCAGGCTGCAAGAGGCCAAACGGCTGCTGCTGACCACCTCCATCAACGTGATCGAAGTGAGCCATTTGGTCGGCTACTCCAGCGTCGGCACCTTCAGCACGACGTTCAGCAAGGCCGTCGGGGTCTCGCCGACCGAGTACCGGAGCGGCGGCGGGGTGGCCCAGCTGCGCTGCCAAGGCATGATCAGCAGGAGTATCCACACTGTGGGAACAGTGCACGGGAGGATCACGGCACAACACCCGGACGAACTCGGCATGGTGTTCGTAGGGGTGTTCCCGGGCCGCATCCCCCAAGGGCGTCCGATCAAGTGCACCGTGCTCGACAGGCCGGGCCACTTCCGCATCGACGACGTACCGAGCGGGGAATGGTACGTGCTGTCGCACTCGTTGTCCAAAGATCGCAATGAGGTTTTACGTGTCCCGCTCGATGGCGACCTCGGGCTGTCGGTCGGTGCCTGCGGCCCCGTGACCGTAGGCGCCGGCGTTTCCTGCGGGCCGGTGGATCTGACCCTCAAGCCCAAGCGAACGATCGATCCACCGGTAGTGCTCGCCCTGCTGAAAATCAGGTCGTCGATACTCACGGAAGTCGGCTGA
- a CDS encoding alpha/beta hydrolase, with the protein MVTETDLALDDGRTLRVYDTGPGDTETSLLVFWHHGTPNVGTPPEPLLAAAAERGVRWVSHDRPGYGGSTPHRGRAISSVAADVTAIADALCVEKFAVMGHSGGGSHALACAARLPERVSGVVCISGLAPAGVEGLDWFAGMTPSGEERLRAASAGRDQLEKFFAESEFDSDDFTPADHDALSGEWSWLGEVAEKAIQGDPGGMVDDELAYVAEWGCDLGQVRQPVLLIHGGQDRIAPSAHAEWLARRCDSAELWLRPDEGHISVLGSAVDALDWLLEDKARK; encoded by the coding sequence ATGGTGACGGAAACAGACCTGGCACTGGATGACGGCCGCACGCTGCGCGTCTACGACACCGGCCCGGGCGACACCGAAACGAGCCTTCTCGTGTTTTGGCATCACGGCACCCCGAACGTCGGTACGCCACCCGAGCCCCTGCTCGCCGCCGCGGCTGAACGAGGTGTGCGATGGGTGTCGCACGATCGGCCTGGCTACGGCGGATCGACGCCGCACCGCGGCCGGGCCATCTCGTCGGTGGCAGCCGACGTGACCGCCATCGCCGACGCGCTGTGCGTCGAGAAGTTCGCGGTGATGGGGCATTCCGGCGGCGGGTCGCACGCGCTGGCGTGCGCCGCACGGCTTCCCGAGCGCGTTTCGGGTGTCGTCTGCATTTCGGGGCTCGCCCCTGCGGGAGTCGAGGGGCTCGACTGGTTCGCGGGGATGACCCCCTCCGGCGAAGAGAGGCTTCGCGCCGCATCGGCAGGGCGGGACCAGCTGGAAAAGTTCTTCGCCGAGAGCGAGTTCGACTCGGACGACTTCACCCCGGCCGACCATGACGCGCTCTCGGGTGAGTGGTCATGGCTGGGCGAAGTCGCGGAAAAGGCCATCCAGGGTGACCCCGGAGGCATGGTGGACGACGAGTTGGCCTATGTCGCGGAGTGGGGTTGCGACCTCGGGCAGGTGCGCCAGCCGGTGCTGCTGATCCACGGCGGCCAGGACCGGATCGCGCCGAGCGCGCACGCCGAATGGCTGGCGCGCCGGTGCGATTCGGCGGAGCTCTGGCTGCGGCCGGACGAGGGGCACATTTCGGTCCTCGGCTCCGCCGTCGACGCGCTCGACTGGCTCCTGGAGGACAAGGCCCGGAAATGA
- a CDS encoding winged helix-turn-helix domain-containing protein, with protein MIAHEFREKLSVVSVGRLLRIMGMSPQCPLHRAYQQDRTP; from the coding sequence GTGATCGCCCACGAGTTCCGCGAGAAGCTGAGCGTGGTCAGCGTTGGCCGACTGCTGCGCATCATGGGCATGTCTCCGCAGTGTCCCCTGCACCGCGCCTACCAGCAGGACCGGACGCCGTGA
- a CDS encoding TIR domain-containing protein — translation MAEIFINFRNGDAQDTAVLIDQKLCLVFGEDNVFRSSRAIPKGVVFDPALIQAASNCSVFLAVIGPHWLDRDKEGGRRIDAPADWVRTEIELAIASGRPVIPVLVGDHKMPEVTELPASIADLTRRQYLRIHHRSAVYDLKHLVDSIRDHLGTSNGIPNPGVPDSMRLTRLPPISRSSDVRIGPVRIDNRLFGDSVIHRCTDFARSPRGSISFNLGRSYRRFESTVGVLDDATDASQEGVFQVFLDGVLRDEKTVRLGRSRVFRVDVTDVLRLELQSYRPGTTESPLLTGARMAGGLSNNLPELGWGNPEVHS, via the coding sequence ATGGCCGAGATTTTCATCAACTTCCGCAACGGCGACGCGCAGGACACCGCTGTGCTGATCGATCAGAAGCTGTGCCTGGTGTTCGGCGAGGACAACGTCTTCCGCTCGAGCCGGGCGATCCCCAAGGGAGTGGTCTTCGATCCGGCCCTGATCCAGGCGGCGTCGAACTGCTCGGTCTTCCTGGCGGTGATCGGGCCGCATTGGCTCGACCGGGACAAGGAAGGCGGCCGGCGGATCGACGCGCCTGCCGACTGGGTGCGCACCGAGATTGAGCTGGCGATCGCGAGCGGGAGGCCCGTCATCCCCGTGCTGGTCGGCGACCACAAGATGCCCGAGGTCACCGAGCTCCCCGCGTCGATCGCGGACCTGACCCGCCGCCAGTACCTCCGGATTCACCACCGCTCGGCGGTATACGACTTGAAGCACCTCGTCGACTCGATTCGGGACCACCTCGGGACGTCGAACGGCATCCCGAACCCCGGAGTACCGGACTCAATGCGGCTGACCCGTCTCCCGCCCATCAGCCGCTCGTCCGACGTGCGGATCGGTCCGGTCAGAATCGACAACCGCCTTTTCGGCGACAGCGTCATCCACCGCTGCACTGACTTCGCGCGGAGCCCGCGAGGCTCGATCAGCTTCAATCTGGGCAGGAGCTACCGCCGGTTCGAGTCTACTGTCGGCGTCCTCGACGACGCGACCGACGCGAGCCAAGAGGGGGTCTTCCAGGTCTTCCTGGACGGAGTGCTGCGGGATGAAAAGACCGTCCGGCTCGGGCGATCACGAGTGTTCAGGGTGGATGTCACCGACGTGCTGCGCCTGGAGCTGCAGTCCTACCGGCCCGGCACGACCGAAAGCCCGTTGCTGACCGGCGCGCGGATGGCGGGCGGCCTCTCCAACAACCTGCCGGAGCTGGGCTGGGGCAATCCCGAGGTGCATTCCTGA
- a CDS encoding recombinase family protein — protein sequence MLVIDEPAAEVVRRIFAEYLDRQGDRAIANGLNRDGVPCPSARRPEQNRHRLADGWQGSTTRSILENPRYTGYAVFGRSARQEMLFDPDDVAAGNVVRFRRAKPDRVVRSRKPAHPKIVSVEDFTQAQSIRRAKAAGGLRTVRKAERAGRPVKHVHLFRGLIRCAGLLTHPPPTIYLRKEPLRDAVNGWIGGLFDRQSIGRTVSQLVGAQPAPRAEGDGAASKQLVEAEAKLRRFRDAIAAGVDPTALVESIQRGSSGPSGGAGSISGRGRACGNHRCRGLRDDRLARRHRGRARRQPAGQAGEALRDLRLDLRYDNEKEAVYATTSLGVNNAGVRGGNRTPVRCIHARDACSWDRP from the coding sequence ATGCTCGTAATCGATGAGCCAGCCGCCGAAGTAGTGCGCCGGATCTTTGCCGAGTACCTGGATAGGCAGGGTGATCGAGCGATAGCGAACGGGCTCAATCGGGATGGGGTCCCTTGCCCTTCGGCTCGGCGGCCGGAGCAGAACCGGCATCGGCTCGCCGATGGCTGGCAGGGCAGCACAACGCGATCGATCCTGGAGAACCCGCGCTATACGGGCTATGCGGTCTTTGGACGGTCGGCTCGGCAGGAAATGCTGTTCGACCCCGATGACGTCGCTGCCGGCAACGTCGTGCGGTTCCGGCGAGCCAAACCGGATCGGGTGGTTCGGTCACGTAAGCCCGCACACCCGAAGATCGTCTCGGTCGAGGACTTCACGCAGGCACAGTCGATCCGGCGAGCTAAAGCGGCCGGCGGGCTCCGGACGGTTCGCAAGGCCGAACGCGCGGGTCGCCCGGTGAAGCACGTGCACCTGTTCCGCGGTCTCATCCGGTGTGCCGGCCTGCTCACGCATCCGCCGCCCACGATCTATCTTCGGAAGGAGCCGCTGCGGGACGCGGTGAACGGCTGGATCGGTGGGTTGTTCGACCGGCAGAGCATCGGGCGAACCGTCAGCCAGCTTGTGGGCGCTCAGCCAGCGCCCCGAGCCGAGGGCGATGGAGCCGCGAGCAAACAGCTGGTGGAGGCGGAGGCCAAGCTCAGGCGCTTCCGGGACGCCATCGCCGCTGGCGTCGACCCGACGGCGCTGGTCGAGAGCATCCAACGAGGCTCAAGCGGACCGAGCGGCGGCGCAGGGAGCATTAGCGGCCGCGGGCGAGCCTGCGGGAATCACCGATGCCGAGGTCTACGCGATGATCGACTCGCTCGGCGACATCGGGGCCGCGCTCGCCGACAGCCAGCCGGGCAAGCTGGCGAGGCTCTACGGGATTTGAGGCTTGACCTGCGGTACGACAACGAAAAAGAGGCCGTCTACGCGACGACCTCTTTGGGTGTGAATAATGCGGGTGTCCGAGGGGGGAATCGAACACCTGTCCGTTGCATCCATGCGCGGGATGCGTGTTCATGGGACCGACCATAG
- a CDS encoding IS630 family transposase, with protein sequence MEPGEAQRLVKITWSARDRVRLRRSGIVPASVQGRSAGEIAVMFAATEGYVREVIHAFDDSGFAALSPKWRGGRPAKFGPAARNQICRIAACKPAELGLPFTTWSLSKLVGYLAGHAWIRASTETVRQILRKAGVSWQATKTWKAGKDPDFVAKKIRILDLCDHPPADGRVICVDEFGPLNLQPRPGRGWFPRGRPARSRATYTRTKGIRHMFGALDLATGQMSYRFRDRKRWPQFLDFCKQHRRRFPAGKLYLVCDNYGPHAKAEVAAWCAANDIELVYTPTHASWLNWIECEFTAVRYFTLDGSDYPSHATQETAITGYLRRRNRHSHPKHHSAVNSKIRRPDYLPNVA encoded by the coding sequence TTGGAGCCGGGGGAAGCGCAGCGGCTGGTCAAGATCACGTGGTCTGCCCGGGATCGGGTGCGGCTGCGGCGGTCGGGGATTGTGCCGGCCTCGGTGCAGGGCCGGTCCGCGGGTGAGATCGCGGTGATGTTCGCCGCGACCGAAGGCTATGTGCGGGAGGTGATCCACGCGTTCGACGATTCCGGGTTCGCGGCGTTGTCCCCAAAATGGAGGGGCGGCCGACCAGCTAAATTCGGGCCGGCCGCCCGTAACCAGATCTGCCGCATCGCCGCCTGCAAACCGGCTGAGCTGGGGTTGCCGTTCACGACCTGGAGCCTGAGCAAGCTGGTCGGCTACCTTGCCGGGCACGCCTGGATCAGGGCCAGTACCGAAACCGTCCGGCAGATCCTGCGCAAGGCGGGCGTGTCGTGGCAGGCAACGAAGACCTGGAAAGCCGGCAAAGATCCGGACTTCGTGGCCAAGAAGATCCGCATCCTCGACCTCTGCGATCATCCGCCTGCCGACGGACGGGTGATCTGTGTCGATGAGTTCGGGCCGCTGAACCTGCAACCCCGCCCCGGCCGCGGCTGGTTCCCCCGCGGTCGCCCGGCCCGGTCGCGCGCCACCTACACCCGCACCAAAGGCATTCGGCACATGTTCGGCGCGCTCGACCTGGCTACCGGGCAGATGTCCTACCGGTTCCGTGACCGCAAACGCTGGCCGCAGTTCCTCGACTTCTGCAAACAACACCGCCGCCGCTTCCCCGCCGGGAAGCTCTACCTCGTCTGCGACAACTACGGACCCCACGCCAAAGCCGAGGTCGCCGCGTGGTGCGCGGCCAACGACATCGAGCTGGTCTACACGCCCACCCACGCGTCGTGGCTGAACTGGATCGAGTGCGAGTTCACCGCGGTCCGCTACTTCACCCTCGACGGCAGCGACTACCCCAGCCACGCCACCCAAGAGACAGCGATCACCGGCTACCTCCGCCGACGCAACCGCCACAGCCACCCCAAACACCACTCCGCCGTCAACTCCAAAATCCGCCGCCCGGATTACCTACCCAACGTTGCTTGA